One Cuculus canorus isolate bCucCan1 chromosome 1, bCucCan1.pri, whole genome shotgun sequence DNA segment encodes these proteins:
- the OPN1SW gene encoding short-wave-sensitive opsin 1, translated as MSGDEEFYLFKNASSVGPWDGPQYHIAPQWAFYLQTAFMGFVFLVGTPLNAIVLVVTVKYKKLRQPLNYILVNISFSGFISCIFSVFTVFVSSSQGYFVFGKHMCALEGFVGATGGLVTGWSLAFLAFERYIVICKPFGNFRFSSKHALMVVAATWVIGVGVAVPPFFGWSRYVPEGLQCSCGPDWYTVGTKYKSEYYTWFLFIFCFIVPLSLIIFSYSQLLSALRAVAAQQQESATTQKAEREVSRMVVVMVGSFCLCYVPYAALAMYMVNNRDHGIDLRLVTIPAFFSKSACVYNPIIYCFMNKQFRACIMETVCGKPMTDDSDISSSAQRTEVSSVSSSQVSPS; from the exons ATGTCGGGTGACGAGGAGTTCTACCTTTTCAAGAACGCGTCCTCAGTGGGGCCCTGGGATGGCCCCCAGTACCATATTGCCCCACAGTGGGCCTTCTACCTGCAGACCGCCTTCATGggctttgttttcctggtgGGGACACCCCTCAATGCCATCGTCCTGGTGGTCACTGTCAAGTACAAGAAGCTGCGGCAGCCACTCAACTACATCCTGGTGAACATATCCTTCAGTGGCTTCATCTCCTGCATCTTCAGCGTCTTCACGGTTTTTGTCTCCAGCTCCCAGGGCTACTTTGTCTTCGGCAAGCATATGTGTGCCTTGGAGGGCTTCGTGGGGGCCACTGGAG GGCTGGTGACTGGGTGGTCCTTGGCCTTCCTGGCATTCGAGCGCTACATCGTCATCTGCAAACCCTTTGGCAACTTCCGCTTCAGCTCCAAGCATGCCCTCATGGTGGTGGCAGCCACCTGGGTCATTGGCGTCGGCGTCGCCGTGCCCCCTTTCTTCGGCTGGAGCAG GTACGTGCCCGAGGGGCTGCAGTGCTCCTGCGGCCCCGACTGGTACACAGTGGGCACCAAGTACAAGAGCGAGTACTACACTTGGTTCCTCTTCATCTTCTGCTTCATCGTCCCCCTCTCCCTCATCATCTTCTCCTACTCCCAGCTGCTCAGCGCCCTGCGTGCC GTGGCAGCGCAGCAGCAGGAGTCAGCCACAACGCAGAAGGCAGAACGGGAGGTATCTCgcatggtggtggtgatggtgggctccttctgcctctgctaCGTGCCCTACGCCGCCCTGGCCATGTACATGGTGAACAACCGGGACCACGGCATTGACCTTCGCCTGGTCACCATCCCTGCCTTCTTCTCCAAGAGCGCCTGCGTCTACAACCCCATCATCTACTGCTTCATGAACAAACAG TTCCGCGCCTGCATCATGGAGACGGTGTGCGGGAAGCCCATGACGGACGACTCAGACATCTCCAGCTCGGCCCAGAGGACAGAGGTCTCCTCCGTCTCCTCCAGCCAGGTCAGCCCCAGCTGA